In Odocoileus virginianus isolate 20LAN1187 ecotype Illinois chromosome 5, Ovbor_1.2, whole genome shotgun sequence, a single window of DNA contains:
- the LOC110132545 gene encoding interferon-activable protein 203-like codes for MGNDYKKIILLKGFQHINDKCFNMIKSLLAEDLKLNSKMQDEYDRVKIANLMEMKFPGPECVNKLIELVKEIDEIKDLAKILRNEKLKVLKKNKEKGATPVQKRKQDKSSLGQSTSTANEALGPESVKDTPVKKKKTTKTNESKRMKLTEEQSQLPGLSVTSTVSTARLPKTPQMPPSKPSSSSSTKKKSDTPTKPNDVKGKMISHNQSPLPGTSATSLCPSVSSKQITPMFPPTPFRNFSSKKEETACISIGKIEDITARTADPKMELSLEQSQLLEVPTCSKTSIENYFQTPQKLPPTTSSSSSTKKPRLKSVPKEASREEGFQRGPKEVMVLKATEPFTYDVTGSKEMFHATVATESQFFQVKVYNVALKEKFIPNKVIAISDYIGRNGFLEVFNVLSVSDVKPERKMEISKSLIQKAKATPKISHLHLQDPGTFVNGVFLVCKKWVCKEFIYYVIQDDTGVMEVMVYGQRLTSINCEEGDRLTLVCFELASIGNKRQLRSVIHSFIKVTKVKQRTTTQS; via the exons ATGGGGAATGACTATAAGAAAATTATCCTGCTAAAAGGATTTCAGCACATCAATGATAAATGTTTTAACATGATTAAGTCTTTACTGGCTGAGGATTTAAAACTGAATAGCAAAATGCAAGATGAATACGACAGAGTTAAAATTGCTAACTTGATGGAAATGAAGTTCCCAGGACCTGAGTGTGTTAACAAGCTAATAGAGTTGgtcaaagaaatagatgaaattaaAGACCTTGccaaaattcttagaaatgagAAGTTGAAAG ttttaaagaaaaacaaggaaaaaggagCAACTCCAGTGCAAAAACGCAAGCAGGATAAGTCCAGTCTTGGCCAATCCACATCCACCGCAAATGAAGCTTTGGGACCTGAATCAGTCAAGGATACACCTGTGAAG aaaaagaaaaccaccaaaaCTAATGAATCTAAGAGGATGAAGCTAACCGAGGAGCAGAGTCAGCTTCCAGGATTGTCAGTAACGAGCACAGTGTCAACCGCGCGCCTTCCCAAGACTCCTCAAATGCCTCCATCAAAGCCATCCAGCAGTTCCTCAACCAAG AAAAAAAGTGACACACCCACCAAACCTAACGACGTAAAAGGAAAGATGATATCTCATAACCAGAGTCCGCTTCCAGGAACTTCAGCAACCAGCTTGTGCCCAAGTGTGAGCAGTAAGCAGATCACTCCAATGTTTCCACCGACACCATTCCGCAATTTCTCAAGCAAG AAAGAAGAAACTGCATGTATTTCAATTGGAAAAATAGAAGACATAACCGCTAGAACTGCTGACCCCAAGATGGAACTATCCCTGGAGCAGAGTCAGCTTCTGGAAGTTCCAACATGCAGCAAAACCTCAATTGAGAATTACTTCCAGACTCCTCAGAAGCTGCCACCAACCACATCCAGCAGTTCCTCAACTAAG AAACCAAGATTGAAGTCTGTCCCTAAAGAAGCTTCCAGAGAGGAGGGCTTCCAGAGGGGCCCCAAAGAAGTGATGGTGCTGAAGGCAACGGAACCATTCACATATGATGTCACAGGAAGCAAGGAGATGTTCCATGCCACAGTGGCTACtgagagtcagttcttccaagtGAAGGTTTACAATGTTGCCCTGAAGGAGAAGTTTATCCCCAATAAAGTCATTGCCATATCAGATTATATTGGCCGCAATGGGTTCCTGGAAGTGTTCAATGTCTTATCTGTGTCTGATGTTAAACCTGAACGAAAGATGGAGATCTCTAAAAGCCTAATTCAAAAGGCAAAGGCAACTCCTAAAATCAGTCATCTTCATCTGCAAGATCCAGGAACATTTGTGAATGGGGTTTTTCTGGTGTGTAAG AAATGGGTATGTAAAGAATTCATATATTATGTAATACAAGATGATACAGGAGTGATGGAAGTCATGGTTTATGGACAGCGGCTGACCAGTATCAACTGTGAAGAAGGTGATAGACTTACACTCGTGTGCTTTGAATTGGCAAGCATTGGGAATAAGAGGCAGCTGAGATCTGTAATTCATAGTTTCATCAAG gtCACCAAGGTCAAGCAAAGAACAACCACACAATCCTGA